The following proteins are co-located in the Rattus norvegicus strain BN/NHsdMcwi chromosome X, GRCr8, whole genome shotgun sequence genome:
- the Atp1b4 gene encoding protein ATP1B4, which translates to MRRQLRSRRAPAFPYGYRYRLDDQDEVNHNYLADEEEEAEEEAQVMMVPGLEEEEEEEEGKEEEEEREEEEGQGQSTGNAWWRKLQIVNEYLWDPEKRMSLARTGQSRSLILVIYFFFYASLAAVITLFIYMLFLAISPYMPTFTEQVKPPGVMIRPFAHSLNFNFNVSEPETWQRYVISLNGFLQGYNDSLQEEMNIDCPPGQYFIQDGDEDEDKKACQFKRSFLKNCSGLEDPTFGYSTGQPCILLKMNRIVGFRPEFGDPVKVSCKVQKGDENNIRSINYYPESASFDLRYYPYYGKLTHVNYTSPLVAMHFTDVVKNQEVPVQCQLKGKGIVNDVINDRFVGRIIFTLNIET; encoded by the exons GATGATCAGGATGAAGTGAATCACAACTACTTAGCGGacgaagaggaggaagcagaagaagaggCTCAGGTGATGATGGTGCCTGgtctggaggaagaggaagaagaggaggaaggaaaagaggaggaggaagaaagggaggaagaagaaggtcaGGGTCAGTCAACAGGCAATGCCTGGTGGCGGAAATTGCAGATCGTGAATGAATACCTGTGGGACCCGGAGAAAAGGATGTCTCTGGCCCGAACAGGTCAGAGTCGGA GTCTTATTTTAGTCATTTACTTCTTCTTCTATGCCTCCCTGGCTGCCGTGATCACCCTATTCATATATATGCTGTTCCTAGCCATCAGTCCTTACATGCCGACCTTCACGGAGCAGGTGAAACCTCCTG GAGTTATGATCAGACCCTTCGCTCATAGCCTTAACTTCAACTTCAACGTTTCTGAACCTGAAACTTGGCAGCGTTATGTCATTAGCCTAAATGGCTTTCTCCAGG GCTATAATGACAGTCTTCAAGAGGAAATGAATATAGATTGTCCTCCCGGTCAGTACTTCATCCAAGATGGAGATGAAGATGAGGACAAGAAGGCCTGCCAATTTAAACGCTCCTTCCTGAAGAATTGCTCTGGGCTGGAGGACCCCACTTTTGGATATTCTACTGGACAGCCTTGCATCCTTCTCAAGATGAACCGG ATTGTAGGCTTTCGTCCTGAATTTGGAGATCCTGTGAAGGTGTCCTGCAAAGTTCAG AAAGGTGATGAAAACAACATTCGATCCATCAATTACTACCCGGAGTCAGCTTCTTTTGACCTCCGCTACTACCCTTACTATGGCAAACTGACTCAC GTTAACTACACCTCCCCGCTGGTGGCAATGCATTTTACAGACGTGGTGAAGAACCAAGAAGTGCCTGTACAGTGCCAGCTGAAGGGCAAAGGCATCGTAAATGACGTCATCAATGATCGTTTCGTCGGGAGGATAATCTTTACCCTGAACATAGAAACCTAG
- the Atp1b4 gene encoding protein ATP1B4 isoform X2: MMVPGLEEEEEEEEGKEEEEEREEEEGQGQSTGNAWWRKLQIVNEYLWDPEKRMSLARTGQSRSLILVIYFFFYASLAAVITLFIYMLFLAISPYMPTFTEQVKPPGVMIRPFAHSLNFNFNVSEPETWQRYVISLNGFLQGYNDSLQEEMNIDCPPGQYFIQDGDEDEDKKACQFKRSFLKNCSGLEDPTFGYSTGQPCILLKMNRIVGFRPEFGDPVKVSCKVQKGDENNIRSINYYPESASFDLRYYPYYGKLTHVNYTSPLVAMHFTDVVKNQEVPVQCQLKGKGIVNDVINDRFVGRIIFTLNIET, translated from the exons ATGATGGTGCCTGgtctggaggaagaggaagaagaggaggaaggaaaagaggaggaggaagaaagggaggaagaagaaggtcaGGGTCAGTCAACAGGCAATGCCTGGTGGCGGAAATTGCAGATCGTGAATGAATACCTGTGGGACCCGGAGAAAAGGATGTCTCTGGCCCGAACAGGTCAGAGTCGGA GTCTTATTTTAGTCATTTACTTCTTCTTCTATGCCTCCCTGGCTGCCGTGATCACCCTATTCATATATATGCTGTTCCTAGCCATCAGTCCTTACATGCCGACCTTCACGGAGCAGGTGAAACCTCCTG GAGTTATGATCAGACCCTTCGCTCATAGCCTTAACTTCAACTTCAACGTTTCTGAACCTGAAACTTGGCAGCGTTATGTCATTAGCCTAAATGGCTTTCTCCAGG GCTATAATGACAGTCTTCAAGAGGAAATGAATATAGATTGTCCTCCCGGTCAGTACTTCATCCAAGATGGAGATGAAGATGAGGACAAGAAGGCCTGCCAATTTAAACGCTCCTTCCTGAAGAATTGCTCTGGGCTGGAGGACCCCACTTTTGGATATTCTACTGGACAGCCTTGCATCCTTCTCAAGATGAACCGG ATTGTAGGCTTTCGTCCTGAATTTGGAGATCCTGTGAAGGTGTCCTGCAAAGTTCAG AAAGGTGATGAAAACAACATTCGATCCATCAATTACTACCCGGAGTCAGCTTCTTTTGACCTCCGCTACTACCCTTACTATGGCAAACTGACTCAC GTTAACTACACCTCCCCGCTGGTGGCAATGCATTTTACAGACGTGGTGAAGAACCAAGAAGTGCCTGTACAGTGCCAGCTGAAGGGCAAAGGCATCGTAAATGACGTCATCAATGATCGTTTCGTCGGGAGGATAATCTTTACCCTGAACATAGAAACCTAG
- the Atp1b4 gene encoding protein ATP1B4 isoform X1, which produces MRRQLRSRRAPAFPYGYRYRLDDQDEVNHNYLADEEEEAEEEAQVMMVPGLEEEEEEEEGKEEEEEREEEEGQGQSTGNAWWRKLQIVNEYLWDPEKRMSLARTGLILVIYFFFYASLAAVITLFIYMLFLAISPYMPTFTEQVKPPGVMIRPFAHSLNFNFNVSEPETWQRYVISLNGFLQGYNDSLQEEMNIDCPPGQYFIQDGDEDEDKKACQFKRSFLKNCSGLEDPTFGYSTGQPCILLKMNRIVGFRPEFGDPVKVSCKVQKGDENNIRSINYYPESASFDLRYYPYYGKLTHVNYTSPLVAMHFTDVVKNQEVPVQCQLKGKGIVNDVINDRFVGRIIFTLNIET; this is translated from the exons GATGATCAGGATGAAGTGAATCACAACTACTTAGCGGacgaagaggaggaagcagaagaagaggCTCAGGTGATGATGGTGCCTGgtctggaggaagaggaagaagaggaggaaggaaaagaggaggaggaagaaagggaggaagaagaaggtcaGGGTCAGTCAACAGGCAATGCCTGGTGGCGGAAATTGCAGATCGTGAATGAATACCTGTGGGACCCGGAGAAAAGGATGTCTCTGGCCCGAACAG GTCTTATTTTAGTCATTTACTTCTTCTTCTATGCCTCCCTGGCTGCCGTGATCACCCTATTCATATATATGCTGTTCCTAGCCATCAGTCCTTACATGCCGACCTTCACGGAGCAGGTGAAACCTCCTG GAGTTATGATCAGACCCTTCGCTCATAGCCTTAACTTCAACTTCAACGTTTCTGAACCTGAAACTTGGCAGCGTTATGTCATTAGCCTAAATGGCTTTCTCCAGG GCTATAATGACAGTCTTCAAGAGGAAATGAATATAGATTGTCCTCCCGGTCAGTACTTCATCCAAGATGGAGATGAAGATGAGGACAAGAAGGCCTGCCAATTTAAACGCTCCTTCCTGAAGAATTGCTCTGGGCTGGAGGACCCCACTTTTGGATATTCTACTGGACAGCCTTGCATCCTTCTCAAGATGAACCGG ATTGTAGGCTTTCGTCCTGAATTTGGAGATCCTGTGAAGGTGTCCTGCAAAGTTCAG AAAGGTGATGAAAACAACATTCGATCCATCAATTACTACCCGGAGTCAGCTTCTTTTGACCTCCGCTACTACCCTTACTATGGCAAACTGACTCAC GTTAACTACACCTCCCCGCTGGTGGCAATGCATTTTACAGACGTGGTGAAGAACCAAGAAGTGCCTGTACAGTGCCAGCTGAAGGGCAAAGGCATCGTAAATGACGTCATCAATGATCGTTTCGTCGGGAGGATAATCTTTACCCTGAACATAGAAACCTAG